In one window of Lytechinus pictus isolate F3 Inbred chromosome 19, Lp3.0, whole genome shotgun sequence DNA:
- the LOC129282783 gene encoding uncharacterized protein LOC129282783, with translation MSWIKTNFLWMMHRCGWASKPKQERVLAVRIKREAFDEILSKAYTPGAQSAAGLGKGDIEVRLQWDPDHQPNGDKTARRAIQMGLKGETLRKYGTEWIVNIRDVTDFVKEQSKNTEEKRLNLLVVARERVYPVSNPTTAQLIGLGDS, from the exons ATGTCATGGATCAAGACCAACTTTCTCTGGATGATGCACCGGTGCGGCTGGGCTTCCAAGCCTAAGCAGGAAAGGGTACTCGCTGTTCGAATCAAGCGGGAagcttttgatgaaattctttcCAAGGCGTATACGCCAGGAGCACAGTCGGCAGCGGGACTCGGGAAGGGGGATATTGAAGTAAGACTGCAGTGGGATCCAGATCATCAACCAAATGGCGATAAGACAGCTAGACGAGCGATACAAATGGGTCTTAAAGGAGAG ACATTGCGGAAGTACGGGACGGAATGGATCGTCAATATTCGTGACGTCACCGATTTTGTCAAGGAACAGTCGAAGAACACGGAGGAGAAAAGATTGAATTTACTAGTCGTTGCACGAGAGCGTGTCTACCCAGTATCGAACCCTACGACTGCTCAACTCATTGGGCTAGGTGACAGCTGA